The Brachyhypopomus gauderio isolate BG-103 chromosome 17, BGAUD_0.2, whole genome shotgun sequence genome includes a window with the following:
- the ddo gene encoding D-aspartate oxidase translates to MKTMKVVVVGAGVVGLSTAVCIAEALPFCTVTILAERFSPDTTSDGAAGILLPKEFPDISLERQRCWFKDTFHHLFAIAESSDAPEAGVLLSSGYQIFREVPSETKPYWSDYVFGFRTMTDYEMKRFPSHKFGQSFTTIKCECNRYLPWLEKRFRHAGGEMKQEKVTDLKQLSHYYDVIVNCSGLGSRSLAGDEGVCPVRGQILKVHAPWVKNFIRDGDGKTYIYPGISYTTLGGTRQMNDWRSDVDKGDSEGIAERCGQLVPSLRKAQVLEEWVGLRPGRRNLRVESERLQVEGHDVLVVHNYGHGGCGISLSWGTALDALGLLRKGLHEQLPHAKL, encoded by the exons ACTGCAGTCTGTATAGCTGAGGCTCTCCCTTTCTGCACTGTCACGATACTGGCTGAGAGGTTTTCTCCAGACACCACCAGTGATGGTGCTGCAGGCATCCTCCTGCCTAAGGAGTTTCCAG ACATCTCATTGGAGCGTCAGCGATGTTGGTTCAAGGACACGTTTCATCACCTGTTTGCCATTGCCGAGTCATCAGATGCCCCAGAGGCAGGAGTTTTGCTGAGCTCAGG TTATCAGATATTCAGAGAGGTCCCATCTGAAACGAAACCCTACTGGTCCGATTATGTGTTTGGATTCCGCACCATGACAGATTATGAAATGAAGAGATTCCCCAGTCATAAATTTGGTCAATCCTTCACCACCATAAAGTGTGAATGCAACAGATATCTGCCATGGCTGGAGAAAAG GTTTAGACATGCTGGTGGTGAGATGAAACAGGAGAAAGTTACTGACCTCAAGCAGCTCAGCCACTACTATGATGTCATTGTCAACTGCTCAGGCCTCGGGTCCCGTTCCCTGGCTGGGGATGAGGGCGTTTGCCCAGTGCGTGGCCAGATTCTCAAGGTTCACGCTCCCTGGGTGAAGAATTTCATCCGGGATGGAGATGGGAAGACCTACATCTACCCTGGTATTAGCTACACCACTCTAGGGGGCACTCGGCAGATGAACGACTGGCGGTCGGATGTGGATAAGGGAGACAGCGAGGGCATTGCGGAGCGCTGCGGTCAGCTGGTACCCTCCCTGCGCAAGGCCCAGGTGTTGGAGGAGTGGGTGGGCCTGAGGCCTGGCCGGAGGAACCTGCGTGTGGAGAGTGAGCGACTGCAGGTAGAGGGTCATGATGTGCTGGTGGTACATAATTATGGTCATGGGGGCTGTGGCATCAGTCTGAGCTGGGGCACTGCTCTGGATGCTCTGGGCCTGCTGCGGAAGGGTCTCCATGAACAACTGCCTCATGCAAAACTCTGA